In Amia ocellicauda isolate fAmiCal2 chromosome 5, fAmiCal2.hap1, whole genome shotgun sequence, a genomic segment contains:
- the LOC136750441 gene encoding neuron navigator 1, whose amino-acid sequence MLGASVKGRESDIKTELEESTKAYVQPEGKGTGMASKRSKAGVPPGAPRAELRVFRAGSSEGRLPVSSNLRKQKSLTNLSVLTDTEKKMHLYEPKWCDDMAKPSSAYIKGGKSKEGGSGGALSRNLSKSEHSLFQGKLTPGSLGGPPKPFSPLAAPSNLGKPSRIPRGPYAEVKPISKAPEAAEDSKSDDEILSSKAKANNKKQAGTPVAPGGKGQTDEENKPYLKVDPELVVTVLGDLEQLLFSQMLGEYFCDLPSAPLAFSHL is encoded by the coding sequence ATGCTTGGGGCTAGTGTGAAAGGCAGAGAATCAGATATCAAGACTGAGCTTGAGGAGAGCACCAAGGCATACGTTCAACCAGAGGGCAAAGGGACAGGTATGGCATCCAAGCGGAGCAAGGCTGGTGTCCCCCCGGGAGCCCCACGGGCAGAGCTCAGGGTCTTTCGGGCGGGCAGCTCAGAAGGGCGCCTGCCGGTATCTTCCAACCTCCGCAAGCAGAAGTCCCTCACCAACCTGTCCGTCCTCACCGACACCGAAAAGAAGATGCATCTGTATGAACCCAAGTGGTGCGATGACATGGCAAAGCCCAGCTCAGCCTACATCAAAGGGGGCAAATCCAAGGAAGGGGGAAGCGGGGGGGCGCTGTCCcgcaacctctccaaatcggagcACTCCCTCTTCCAGGGGAAGCTGACACCTGGATCTCTGGGAGGTCCGCCAAAGCCTTTCAGCCCACTGGCAGCGCCCTCCAACCTGGGCAAACCCAGCCGTATACCCAGAGGTCCCTATGCTGAGGTGAAACCTATCAGCAAAGCCCCAGAGGCTGCAGAAGACAGCAAATCAGACGATGAAATTCTCTCCAGCAAGGCCAAGGCTAACAATAAGAAGCAGGCAGGCACCCCCGTGGCTCCTGGTGGCAAGGGACAAACCGATGAGGAGAATAAACCCTACCTGAAAGTGGACCCTGAACTGGTTGTGACAGTACTGGGAGATCTAGAGCAGTTGCTGTTCAGTCAAATGTTGGGTGAGTACTTCTGTGATCTCCCTTCTGCTCCCCTGGCTTTTTCTCACCTATAA